In a genomic window of Nesterenkonia halotolerans:
- a CDS encoding MaoC/PaaZ C-terminal domain-containing protein — protein sequence MAVRIEMPQLRTLYGQAVLGAARAKLPGLRSTPPTSQLPQASLLARHPGVSLEQAERYRRLFSGEPFDGAHRTALPSVLVHIIGFPVQMALMSREDFPLPLMGLVHLANRVEHLRPIRLAQPVQVLVSAENLRAHRRGTQVDIRVLVLEDSADPENLDESAVLWRGVSTYLSRGIELGEQTPPDAAETVRKEFIPPVKTASWRLGAGAGRSYAAVSGDYNPIHVSNLAAKALGMPSAILHGMYSAGRMLEGREPEGAGHSWSIDFAAPVALPATVAFAVEHVDASQLRFTGWNPRKSRLHFSAELQLG from the coding sequence ATGGCCGTCCGCATCGAGATGCCCCAGCTGCGCACGCTCTACGGCCAGGCGGTGCTGGGGGCAGCGCGCGCCAAGCTTCCCGGGCTGCGCTCCACGCCGCCCACGAGCCAGCTGCCGCAGGCGTCGCTTTTGGCCCGCCACCCTGGAGTCAGTCTGGAGCAGGCGGAACGCTACCGCAGGCTCTTCTCAGGAGAACCCTTCGACGGCGCACATCGCACCGCGCTGCCCTCGGTGCTGGTGCACATCATCGGCTTCCCGGTCCAGATGGCGCTGATGAGCCGTGAGGACTTTCCGCTGCCGCTGATGGGACTGGTGCACCTGGCCAACCGGGTCGAGCATCTTCGGCCGATCAGGCTCGCCCAGCCGGTGCAGGTGCTGGTCAGTGCCGAGAACCTGCGTGCGCATCGCCGGGGCACCCAGGTCGACATCCGGGTCCTGGTCCTGGAGGACTCCGCAGACCCGGAGAATCTCGACGAGAGCGCCGTGCTGTGGCGCGGAGTCTCCACCTACCTGAGCCGGGGCATCGAACTCGGCGAACAGACGCCGCCGGACGCCGCGGAGACCGTGCGGAAAGAGTTCATCCCTCCGGTGAAGACGGCCTCATGGCGCCTGGGTGCGGGGGCCGGCAGGTCCTACGCCGCCGTCTCGGGGGACTACAACCCGATCCACGTCTCGAACCTCGCGGCGAAGGCGCTGGGCATGCCCTCGGCGATTCTCCATGGCATGTACTCGGCAGGACGGATGCTCGAAGGACGCGAGCCTGAGGGTGCCGGTCACAGCTGGTCCATCGACTTCGCCGCGCCCGTCGCACTGCCCGCCACGGTCGCGTTCGCCGTGGAGCATGTCGACGCCTCGCAGCTGAGATTCACGGGG
- a CDS encoding 3-oxoacyl-ACP reductase, which yields MPKDLYTDFANTGFGRTLTKNLGLPQPARLRRHRPGQPLARGPVVVLGTTEASAALAERMLGWGLDVRRHIGPKEKVAAVVACFDSVSTPAQLSEVVLELGSLLKQLMPSGRVITVFRDPTGTHDPAVRAARSAVQGLTRSTAHEMRAGGTANGIVLADSLDASAPGAAGALRFLLSGRSAFVSGQFISVDTVNGALPQDWDRPLRDQVAVVTGAARGIGASIARVLRRDGASVILVDIPAAGEQLAAVANEVSGTALQLDITTQDAGERILAHATQHYGRLDIVVHNAGITRDKLLANMDDARWNSVIAVNIESQLRMNRAFLASELFNSDAHGGSGMGPRIVSLASTSGIAGNRGQTNYAASKAGVMGMVAATSAQMASRHGTINAVAPGFIETEMTAKIPFATREVARRLNSLNQGGLPVDVAETISFLASPQAGGTSGLTLRVCGQNLVGA from the coding sequence ATGCCCAAAGACCTCTACACCGACTTCGCCAACACCGGCTTCGGCCGGACGCTGACCAAGAATCTCGGTCTTCCCCAGCCCGCCCGGCTCCGGCGCCATCGCCCCGGCCAGCCTCTGGCCCGGGGACCGGTGGTCGTGCTCGGCACCACAGAGGCCTCCGCGGCGCTCGCGGAACGCATGCTGGGCTGGGGTCTTGATGTGCGGCGCCATATCGGACCCAAGGAGAAGGTGGCCGCCGTCGTCGCCTGCTTCGACTCTGTCTCGACTCCTGCCCAGCTCAGCGAGGTGGTCCTGGAACTGGGGTCGCTGCTCAAGCAGCTGATGCCCTCCGGTCGCGTCATCACCGTCTTCCGCGACCCGACGGGCACTCACGATCCTGCCGTGCGCGCTGCGCGGTCAGCGGTGCAGGGCCTCACCCGCTCCACCGCCCATGAGATGCGCGCCGGCGGCACCGCCAACGGGATCGTGCTGGCGGATTCGCTGGACGCCTCGGCTCCCGGTGCTGCGGGAGCCCTGCGCTTCCTGCTCTCCGGACGCTCGGCCTTCGTCTCCGGGCAGTTCATCTCGGTGGACACCGTCAACGGTGCGCTGCCCCAGGACTGGGACCGCCCGCTGCGCGACCAGGTTGCCGTGGTGACCGGGGCGGCCCGTGGCATCGGCGCCTCCATCGCTCGCGTGCTGCGCCGCGACGGCGCTTCCGTGATCCTGGTGGACATCCCCGCCGCAGGTGAGCAGCTGGCGGCGGTGGCCAATGAGGTCTCCGGCACGGCCCTGCAGCTGGACATCACGACACAGGACGCGGGGGAGCGGATCCTCGCCCATGCCACCCAGCACTATGGTCGGCTCGACATCGTGGTGCACAACGCAGGCATCACGCGCGACAAGCTGCTCGCCAACATGGATGATGCGCGCTGGAACTCGGTCATCGCCGTCAACATCGAGTCGCAGCTGCGCATGAACCGCGCCTTCCTGGCTTCGGAGCTGTTCAACTCCGATGCCCACGGAGGCTCCGGGATGGGTCCGCGCATCGTCTCGCTGGCCTCGACCTCCGGGATCGCCGGCAATCGCGGGCAGACCAACTACGCGGCCTCCAAGGCCGGTGTCATGGGAATGGTCGCGGCCACCTCCGCGCAGATGGCCTCTCGGCACGGCACGATCAATGCGGTGGCTCCCGGCTTCATCGAGACCGAGATGACGGCGAAGATCCCCTTCGCGACCCGCGAGGTCGCGCGGCGGCTGAATTCACTCAACCAGGGCGGCCTGCCGGTGGACGTGGCGGAGACCATCTCGTTCCTCGCCTCGCCCCAGGCCGGCGGCACCTCCGGGCTGACCCTGCGGGTCTGTGGCCAGAACCTCGTGGGGGCCTGA